One genomic window of Tachypleus tridentatus isolate NWPU-2018 chromosome 12, ASM421037v1, whole genome shotgun sequence includes the following:
- the LOC143233331 gene encoding uncharacterized protein LOC143233331 → MNEPDQLLKSKDFWDTFYESIVVKQQWKSDVEADSDNRKWSQLKDNNDHWSILVYNACWELSHRKEDHGVMEFQRLGLKSVLMDYVLHLHYFYLVSSLMQQKGFRVDVQGHNNSDIHDIDKLDPLMLAGYTHRFVNNQETALWNSCLQSHLTKNPHHETHPIWHQDFCPHTSQSRNNCSHCENERGKALNEMTCDKVSRRVQKELQGEISDKMWDIELYWFSSLPLKWQKRVEKIVQRMKI, encoded by the coding sequence ATGAATGAACCTGACCAGTTACTGAAAAGTAAAGATTTCTGGGACACATTTTATGAAAGCATTGTAGTAAAACAGCAGTGGAAATCAGATGTAGAAGCAGATAGTGATAACAGGAAATGGAGTCAGTTGAAAGACAATAATGACCACTGGTCTATCCTTGTGTATAATGCATGTTGGGAGTTAAGTCACAGAAAAGAAGACCATGGAGTAATGGAATTTCAGAGGTTGGGATTAAAGAGTGTTCTCATGGACTATGTTTTACACTTGCACTATTTCTATCTGGTATCATCACTAATGCAACAAAAGGGATTCAGAGTAGACGTGCAAGGTCATAACAACTCAGACATCCACGACATAGACAAGTTGGACCCTTTGATGCTTGCTGGCTACACACACAGATTTGTCAACAACCAAGAAACTGCTTTGTGGAACAGCTGTTTGCAGAGCCACCTAACCAAGAATCCACATCATGAAACACATCCAATATGGCACCAAGACTTTTGTCCTCATACAAGCCAATCTAGAAACAACTGCAGTCATTGTGAAAATGAAAGAGGGAAAGCTCTTAATGAGATGACATGTGATAAGGTATCTCGTAGAGTGCAGAAAGAGCTACAAGGTGAAATAAGTGACAAAATGTGGGACATAGAACTTTACTGGTTTTCATCTCTTCCTCTAAAGTGGCAAAAACGTGTGGAGAAAATTGTTCAgcgaatgaaaatataa
- the LOC143233332 gene encoding uncharacterized protein LOC143233332, with product MVQRGKESHEVAIPIIWCAPTDHSSNCYFCMVDSSKCGAGKNASAIMYPYLPLSIAPVPHCPEIPVPTLPERKRPSSEESSKPEEEVDVEDPDYNFRDAAGERNTYYSNQRDLNDLIRDLGLTKSNAELLTSRLKE from the coding sequence atggtacagagaggaaaagagagccatgaagttgcTATTCCAATAATTTGGTGTGCACcaactgaccactcaagcaattgctacttctgcatggtggattCTTCCAAATGtggggctggcaagaatgcatctgctatcatgtatccataCCTTCCATTATCCattgccccagtgccacactgccctgagatCCCTGTACCCACTCTACCAGAGAGAAAGcggccatcctcagaagagagcagcaaaccagaagaggaggtagacgttgaagatccagattacaatttcagagatgcagctggtgagagaaacacATACTACTCCAACCAAAGAGATCTCAATGACTTGAttagagatcttggtctaacaaagtcgaatgccgagcttttgacatctaggctcaaggagtga